A region of Peromyscus maniculatus bairdii isolate BWxNUB_F1_BW_parent chromosome 7, HU_Pman_BW_mat_3.1, whole genome shotgun sequence DNA encodes the following proteins:
- the LOC102928024 gene encoding olfactory receptor 8B3-like, which translates to MDIVNVSLVTEFILVGLTDQPDLQMPLFFVFLAMYLVTALGNLCLIILTVLNSHLHTPMYFFLFNLSFIDLCYCSVFTPQMLVNFILRKNTISYVECMTQVYFFCFFVISECYVLTSMAYDRYMAICNPLLYNVVMSPKLCLSLMLGSYFIAFSDALAHTVCMLRLTFCDANTINHYLCDIPPLLQLSCTSTYVNELVICIVGSINIIVPTSTVFISYGCILCSIFRISSSEGRSKAFSTCSSHIIAVFLFFGSSAFVYFKPSSGDSMNEGKIFSVFYTNVVPMLNPLIYSLRNKDIKVALRKTLSSRTI; encoded by the coding sequence ccaaatgCCCCTGTTCTTCGTGTTTCTAGCAATGTATCTGGTCACTGCATTGGGAAATCTGTGTTTGATAATTCTGACTGTGCTGAATTCTCACCTCCACACCCCTAtgtacttttttctctttaacttgTCTTTTATAGACCTCTGTTATTGTTCTGTGTTCACTCCCCAAATGCTGGTGAACTTTATATTAAGGAAGAATACAATTTCCTACGTGGAATGTATGACCCAAgtctatttcttctgtttttttgttatttcagAATGTTATGTGTTGACTTCAATGGCCTATGATCGATACATGGCCATCTGCAATCCACTGTTGTATAATGTTGTCATGTCTCCTAAATTATGTTTGAGCCTTATGCTTGGTTCCTACTTTATTGCATTTTCTGATGCTTTAGCTCACACTGTATGCATGCTGAGACTGACCTTCTGTGATGCCAACACCATCAACCACTACCTCTGTGATATTCCTCCTTTGCTCCAGCTGTCCTGCACAAGCACGTATGTCAACGAACTTGTCATTTGTATTGTTGGGAGCATCAACATCATTGTTCCTACTTCAACTGTCTTTATTTCTTATGGTTGCATCCTCTGCAGCATATTCCGCATCAGTTCCTCTGAGGGCAGGTCAAAAGCTTTCAGTACCTGCAGCTCCCACATCATtgctgtttttctgttctttggttCAAGTGCATTTGTGTATTTCAAACCCTCCTCAGGGGATTCCATGAATGAAGGAAAaatcttttctgtcttttatacCAATGTGGTTCCCATGTTGAATCCTTTAATCTACAGTTTGAGAAACAAAGATATTAAAGTTGCCCTTAGGAAAACCCTGAGCAGCAGGACCATTTGA